In a single window of the Novosphingobium sp. IK01 genome:
- the fabD gene encoding ACP S-malonyltransferase — protein sequence MRAFVFPGQGSQKVGMGAELAAASPAAREVFEEVDDALGQKLFEIMTQGPDEALTLTENAQPAIMAHAIAVLRVLEKEGGIALADKADFVAGHSLGEYTALCAAGAFSLADTARLLKLRGRSMQAAVPVGEGAMAALLGADIEKATALADAAAQGEVCTVANDNDPGQVVLSGHKGAIERAVAMVKDFGIKRGVLLPVSAPFHCPLMQPAADAMAQALAATPPQAFRVPLFANVTAAVVTDPAQVQALLVEQVTGRVRWRESAIAMKEAGVEAFVELGGKVLAPMITRSAGADLAVTSVITMADIEALAKGL from the coding sequence ATGCGGGCATTCGTTTTTCCGGGGCAGGGTAGCCAGAAGGTGGGCATGGGCGCCGAACTCGCCGCTGCCAGCCCCGCCGCGCGCGAAGTGTTCGAGGAAGTCGACGACGCGCTGGGCCAGAAGCTGTTCGAGATCATGACGCAAGGGCCCGACGAGGCGCTGACCCTGACCGAGAACGCCCAGCCCGCGATCATGGCCCATGCCATTGCCGTGCTGCGCGTGCTTGAAAAGGAAGGCGGCATCGCGCTGGCCGACAAGGCCGATTTCGTCGCCGGGCACAGCCTTGGCGAATATACCGCGCTTTGCGCCGCCGGGGCTTTCTCGCTGGCCGATACCGCGCGCCTGCTCAAGCTGCGCGGGCGTTCGATGCAGGCTGCCGTGCCGGTGGGCGAGGGCGCCATGGCCGCGCTGCTGGGCGCCGACATCGAGAAGGCGACGGCGCTGGCCGATGCCGCCGCGCAGGGTGAAGTCTGCACCGTGGCCAACGACAACGACCCCGGTCAGGTCGTCCTTTCGGGCCACAAGGGCGCGATCGAGCGCGCGGTGGCCATGGTCAAGGACTTCGGGATCAAGCGCGGCGTGCTGCTGCCGGTTTCCGCGCCGTTCCACTGCCCGCTGATGCAGCCTGCCGCCGATGCCATGGCGCAGGCGCTGGCCGCCACCCCGCCGCAGGCCTTCCGCGTGCCGCTGTTCGCCAATGTCACCGCTGCGGTGGTGACCGATCCGGCGCAAGTCCAGGCGCTGCTGGTCGAGCAGGTGACGGGCCGCGTGCGCTGGCGCGAAAGCGCGATCGCGATGAAGGAAGCGGGCGTCGAAGCCTTCGTCGAACTGGGCGGCAAGGTGCTCGCGCCGATGATCACCCGCTCGGCGGGCGCGGATCTGGCCGTCACCAGCGTGATCACCATGGCCGACATCGAGGCGCTGGCCAAGGGTCTGTGA
- a CDS encoding HutD family protein has translation MTRMRAMAWKNGGGTTREIAVFPPGAGMNDFIWRLSMATVEQAGPFSAFPGIERTLAVLDGRLSLVGEGLAAELDAASAPLCFDATRPVHGTPLGGPVRDLNAMVRRGACTVSMERLTHGSVVTGAPDRFLVALKDQTCDGIRLGAGDCVVVTQDLRHDGPALLVTFTPNPACPNPA, from the coding sequence ATGACCCGGATGCGGGCCATGGCATGGAAAAACGGCGGGGGGACAACGCGCGAGATCGCCGTCTTCCCGCCGGGCGCGGGCATGAACGATTTCATCTGGCGGCTGAGCATGGCCACGGTCGAACAGGCCGGGCCGTTCTCGGCCTTTCCGGGCATCGAGCGCACGCTGGCAGTGCTCGACGGCAGGCTGTCGCTTGTCGGGGAAGGTCTCGCCGCCGAACTCGACGCCGCCTCTGCGCCGCTGTGCTTCGATGCGACCCGGCCCGTGCACGGCACCCCGCTCGGCGGCCCGGTGCGCGATCTCAACGCCATGGTCCGGCGCGGCGCCTGCACGGTGTCGATGGAGCGCCTGACCCACGGGTCTGTGGTAACGGGCGCGCCCGACCGCTTTCTCGTGGCGCTGAAAGACCAGACCTGCGACGGCATCAGGCTCGGCGCCGGAGACTGCGTGGTCGTCACGCAGGATCTGCGCCACGATGGCCCGGCCCTGCTGGTGACGTTCACCCCGAACCCTGCCTGCCCGAACCCTGCCTGA
- the hutH gene encoding histidine ammonia-lyase, with protein MNSILLVPGAVSLAQWRDLYRGAAASLDPACAPRVAESAAAVERILARGEPVYGINTGFGKLASVRIGDEDLATLQRNIVLSHAAGTGAPSPVPVIRLMMGLKLASLAQGASGVRPETVALLEAMLARGLTPVVPAQGSVGASGDLAPLSHMAATMIGVGDIIVDGVRLPATQALEQAGLAPIRLGPKEGLALLNGTQFSTANALAGLFEAELLFRSALVTGALSTEAAKGSDTPFDPRIHTLRRHAGQIAVADALRGLMAGSAIRASHLEGDARVQDPYCLRCQPQVMGAALDVLRQAATTLEIEANGVSDNPLIFPETDEALSGGNFHAEPVAFAADMIAMAICEIGSIAERRIAMLVDPALSGLPAFLTPRPGLNSGFMIPQVTAAALVSENKQRAYPASVDSIPTSANQEDHVSMAAHGARRLLDMAENATAVLGIELLAAAQGIDFHAPLASSTPLEAARATLRAIVPTLEDDRHFHPDMEAANGLIRSGALLGGTGATLPGVA; from the coding sequence ATGAATTCGATCCTGCTCGTGCCCGGCGCCGTTTCGCTGGCGCAGTGGCGTGACCTCTATCGCGGGGCGGCAGCGTCCCTCGATCCGGCCTGCGCGCCGCGCGTGGCGGAAAGCGCCGCTGCGGTCGAACGCATTCTGGCCCGGGGCGAGCCGGTCTATGGCATCAACACCGGCTTTGGCAAACTGGCCAGCGTGCGCATCGGCGACGAGGATCTGGCCACGCTCCAGCGCAATATCGTGCTCAGCCACGCCGCCGGAACGGGCGCGCCCTCGCCGGTGCCGGTGATCCGCCTGATGATGGGCCTCAAGCTCGCCAGCCTCGCGCAGGGCGCCTCGGGCGTGCGCCCCGAAACGGTCGCCCTGCTCGAAGCCATGCTGGCGCGCGGGCTGACCCCGGTGGTGCCCGCGCAAGGGTCGGTCGGCGCGAGCGGCGATCTTGCCCCGCTCTCGCACATGGCCGCCACGATGATCGGCGTGGGCGACATCATCGTCGATGGCGTGCGCCTGCCCGCCACACAGGCCCTCGAACAGGCCGGGCTGGCCCCGATCCGGCTTGGCCCCAAGGAGGGCCTTGCCCTGCTCAACGGCACGCAGTTCTCCACCGCCAATGCGCTGGCCGGGCTGTTCGAGGCCGAACTGCTGTTCCGCTCCGCCCTCGTCACCGGCGCGCTCTCGACCGAGGCGGCCAAGGGCTCCGACACGCCGTTCGATCCGCGCATCCATACCTTGCGCCGCCACGCTGGCCAGATCGCGGTGGCCGATGCGCTGCGCGGGCTGATGGCGGGCAGCGCGATCCGCGCCAGCCATCTTGAAGGCGACGCGCGCGTGCAGGACCCTTACTGCCTGCGCTGCCAGCCGCAGGTGATGGGCGCCGCGCTCGATGTCCTGCGTCAGGCCGCCACCACCCTCGAAATCGAGGCCAATGGCGTTTCGGACAACCCGCTGATCTTCCCCGAAACCGATGAAGCGCTCTCGGGCGGGAACTTTCATGCCGAGCCGGTCGCCTTTGCCGCCGACATGATCGCCATGGCCATCTGCGAAATCGGCTCGATTGCCGAGCGCCGCATCGCCATGCTGGTCGACCCGGCGCTGTCGGGCCTGCCCGCGTTCCTCACCCCGCGCCCCGGCCTCAATTCGGGCTTCATGATCCCGCAAGTGACCGCCGCCGCGCTGGTGAGCGAGAACAAGCAGCGCGCCTATCCGGCCAGCGTCGATTCGATCCCCACCTCGGCCAATCAGGAAGATCACGTCTCGATGGCCGCCCATGGCGCGCGCCGCCTGCTCGACATGGCGGAAAATGCCACTGCCGTTCTGGGAATCGAGCTTCTGGCTGCCGCGCAGGGCATCGATTTCCACGCCCCGCTGGCGTCGAGCACCCCGCTCGAAGCCGCACGCGCCACCTTGCGCGCGATTGTCCCGACACTGGAAGACGACCGCCATTTCCACCCCGACATGGAAGCGGCCAATGGCCTGATCCGTTCGGGTGCGCTGCTTGGCGGCACGGGCGCCACCCTGCCGGGCGTGGCATGA
- the hutU gene encoding urocanate hydratase — MSRIDNTRVIKPATGTELSAKSWLTEAPLRMLMNNLHPDVAERPEELVVYGGIGRAARNWECYDKIVETLRRLEDDQTLLVQSGKPVGVFRTHADAPRVLIANSNLVPNWASWEHFNELDRKGLAMYGQMTAGSWIYIGAQGIVQGTYETFVEMGRQHHGGDLSGKWLLTAGLGGMGGAQPLAAVMAGASCLAIECQASRIEFRLRTGYLDRSATTIEEAMAILDEAKATGKPVSVGLLGNAAEVLPELHRRGIRPDLLTDQTSAHDPFNGYLPAGWTVAEWMEKRESDPAAVAKAARASMATHVRAMLAFQADGVPTTDYGNNIRQMALEEGVENAFDFPGFVPAYIRPLFCRGIGPFRWAALSGDPEDIYKTDQKVKELLPDNAALHTWLDMAREKIHFQGLPARICWVGLGDRHRLGLAFNEMVANGELKAPVVIGRDHLDSGSVASPNRETEAMADGSDAVSDWPLLNALLNTASGATWVSLHHGGGVGMGFSQHAGMVIVADGTPDAARRLERVLWNDPATGVMRHADAGYPIALDCAREKGLDLPGILG, encoded by the coding sequence ATGTCCCGTATCGACAATACCCGCGTGATCAAGCCGGCCACCGGCACCGAGCTTTCGGCCAAGTCGTGGCTGACCGAAGCCCCCTTGCGGATGCTGATGAACAACCTCCACCCCGACGTGGCCGAGCGCCCGGAAGAACTGGTGGTCTATGGCGGCATTGGCCGCGCCGCGCGCAACTGGGAATGCTACGACAAGATCGTCGAGACCTTGCGTCGTCTGGAAGACGACCAGACGCTGCTGGTCCAGTCGGGCAAGCCGGTCGGCGTGTTCCGCACCCATGCCGATGCGCCACGCGTGCTGATTGCCAATTCCAACCTCGTGCCCAACTGGGCAAGTTGGGAGCATTTCAACGAACTCGACCGCAAGGGGCTGGCCATGTACGGCCAGATGACGGCGGGCTCGTGGATCTACATCGGCGCGCAGGGCATCGTGCAGGGCACGTATGAGACCTTTGTCGAGATGGGCCGCCAGCACCATGGCGGCGATCTTTCGGGCAAGTGGCTGCTGACCGCCGGGCTGGGCGGCATGGGTGGCGCCCAGCCGCTGGCGGCGGTCATGGCCGGGGCCTCGTGCCTTGCCATCGAATGTCAGGCCAGCCGCATCGAGTTTCGCCTGCGCACCGGCTATCTCGACCGCAGCGCCACGACCATCGAGGAAGCCATGGCCATCCTCGACGAGGCCAAGGCCACCGGCAAGCCGGTCTCGGTCGGCCTGCTGGGCAATGCGGCGGAAGTGCTGCCCGAACTGCACCGGCGCGGCATCCGCCCCGACCTGCTGACCGACCAGACTTCGGCCCACGATCCCTTCAACGGCTACCTGCCCGCCGGGTGGACCGTGGCCGAATGGATGGAAAAGCGCGAGAGCGATCCGGCGGCCGTGGCCAAGGCCGCGCGCGCCTCGATGGCAACCCATGTGCGCGCGATGCTGGCCTTTCAGGCCGATGGCGTGCCCACGACCGACTATGGCAACAATATCCGCCAGATGGCGCTGGAAGAAGGCGTCGAAAACGCCTTCGATTTCCCCGGCTTCGTGCCCGCCTATATCCGCCCGCTGTTCTGCCGGGGGATCGGGCCGTTCCGCTGGGCCGCGCTCTCGGGCGACCCGGAAGACATCTACAAGACCGACCAGAAGGTCAAGGAACTGCTCCCCGACAATGCCGCGCTGCACACCTGGCTCGACATGGCGCGCGAGAAGATCCATTTCCAGGGCCTGCCCGCGCGGATCTGCTGGGTGGGTCTGGGCGACCGCCACCGCCTCGGCCTCGCCTTCAACGAGATGGTCGCCAACGGGGAACTGAAGGCCCCGGTGGTGATCGGGCGCGACCACCTCGACAGCGGCTCGGTCGCCTCGCCCAACCGCGAGACCGAGGCGATGGCCGACGGGTCCGATGCGGTGTCCGACTGGCCGCTGCTCAACGCCCTGCTCAACACCGCGAGCGGCGCGACGTGGGTTTCGCTCCACCATGGCGGCGGCGTGGGCATGGGCTTCTCGCAACATGCGGGCATGGTCATCGTCGCCGATGGCACCCCCGATGCGGCCCGCCGCCTCGAACGCGTGCTGTGGAACGACCCGGCCACCGGCGTCATGCGCCATGCCGATGCGGGCTATCCCATCGCGCTCGATTGCGCGCGCGAAAAGGGGCTGGACCTGCCCGGCATCCTCGGGTGA
- the fabG gene encoding 3-oxoacyl-[acyl-carrier-protein] reductase — protein MENRLFDLTGMTALVTGAAGGIGSAISHALARQGARLALSGTNPGKLEAFRDELVVAYGQDHVALPCDLSNAEQVEQLVPSALAALGKIDILVNNAGITRDNLAMRMKDEEWDAVIRVNLEAAFRLMRSATKPMMKARFGRIISVTSVVGATGNPGQVNYAAAKAGLVGMSKSLAQELASRNVTVNCVAPGFIRTAMTDVLPDAQKEALNARIPMGRMGEGQDIGAAVAYLASKEAGYMTGQTLHVNGGMAMFA, from the coding sequence ATGGAAAACCGTCTTTTCGACCTGACCGGCATGACCGCGCTGGTCACCGGCGCTGCCGGTGGCATCGGCTCGGCGATCAGCCACGCGCTGGCCCGCCAGGGTGCCCGCCTTGCCCTTTCGGGCACGAATCCGGGCAAGCTGGAAGCCTTCCGCGATGAACTCGTCGTGGCCTATGGGCAGGACCATGTCGCGTTGCCGTGCGACCTGTCGAATGCCGAACAGGTCGAGCAGCTCGTCCCCTCGGCGCTGGCCGCGCTGGGCAAGATCGACATTCTCGTCAACAATGCCGGGATCACCCGCGACAACCTCGCCATGCGCATGAAGGACGAGGAATGGGACGCGGTGATCCGCGTGAACCTCGAAGCGGCCTTCCGCCTGATGCGCAGCGCGACCAAGCCGATGATGAAGGCCCGCTTTGGCCGCATCATCTCGGTCACCAGCGTCGTGGGCGCGACGGGCAACCCCGGTCAGGTCAACTATGCGGCGGCCAAGGCCGGCCTTGTCGGCATGTCGAAGAGCCTCGCGCAGGAACTGGCCAGCCGCAATGTCACCGTCAACTGCGTGGCCCCCGGCTTCATCCGCACCGCGATGACCGACGTGCTGCCCGACGCCCAGAAGGAGGCGCTCAACGCCCGTATCCCGATGGGCCGCATGGGCGAGGGCCAGGATATCGGCGCGGCGGTTGCCTATCTCGCCAGCAAGGAAGCCGGTTACATGACCGGCCAGACCCTGCATGTGAACGGCGGCATGGCGATGTTTGCATGA
- the hutI gene encoding imidazolonepropionase yields MLTDTIWKNARLATMKGAATGAGDIGAVDNGVIAARDGRIVYAGPAADAPALDAREIVDCAGRWITPGLIDCHTHLIHGGDRAAEFEMRLEGASYEEIARGGGGIVSTMRATRAASEDDLVASALPRLDALIAEGATTVEVKSGYGLDGTSEIRMLRAARALGAARPVSIRTTFLGAHALPPEFAGNADGYIALLCDEVLPRVAQQGLADAVDAFCEGIAFSPEQTARMFEAAARHGLPVKLHADQLSNLHGAALAARHGALSADHLEHCDAAGIAAMARAGTVATLLPGAYYFVRETRLPPVAALRAAGVPIALATDCNPGTSPLTSLLLTMNMGATLFRLTVAECLAGVTAHAARALGLLADRGTLEAGKRCDLAIWDIERPAELVYRMGFNPLHARIWSGQ; encoded by the coding sequence ATGCTCACCGATACGATTTGGAAAAACGCCCGGCTTGCCACGATGAAGGGGGCGGCAACCGGTGCAGGCGACATCGGCGCCGTGGACAACGGCGTGATCGCGGCCAGGGATGGCCGGATCGTCTATGCCGGGCCTGCGGCCGATGCCCCGGCGCTCGACGCGCGGGAGATCGTCGATTGCGCGGGCCGCTGGATCACGCCGGGCCTGATCGATTGCCACACCCACCTGATCCACGGCGGCGACCGCGCCGCCGAGTTCGAGATGCGCCTCGAAGGCGCGTCCTATGAAGAAATCGCCCGGGGCGGCGGCGGCATCGTCTCGACCATGCGCGCCACCCGCGCGGCGAGCGAGGACGATCTTGTCGCCAGCGCCCTGCCCCGCCTCGACGCGCTGATCGCCGAAGGGGCCACGACGGTCGAGGTCAAATCGGGCTATGGCCTCGATGGGACGAGCGAAATCCGCATGTTGCGCGCCGCACGCGCGCTGGGCGCGGCGCGCCCGGTCTCGATCCGCACGACATTTCTGGGCGCCCATGCCCTGCCCCCCGAATTTGCGGGCAATGCCGATGGCTATATCGCGCTGCTGTGCGACGAAGTGCTGCCCCGCGTGGCGCAGCAGGGCCTTGCCGATGCGGTCGATGCCTTTTGCGAGGGCATCGCTTTCAGCCCCGAACAGACCGCCCGGATGTTCGAGGCCGCCGCGCGCCATGGCCTGCCGGTCAAGCTCCATGCCGACCAGCTTTCCAATCTGCACGGCGCGGCGCTGGCGGCCCGTCATGGCGCGCTCTCGGCCGATCACCTCGAACATTGCGACGCGGCGGGTATTGCCGCGATGGCGCGCGCGGGCACCGTGGCGACGCTGCTGCCCGGCGCCTATTACTTCGTGCGCGAAACCCGGCTGCCCCCGGTCGCCGCCCTGCGCGCGGCGGGCGTGCCCATCGCGCTGGCGACCGACTGCAATCCGGGCACGTCGCCGCTGACCTCGCTGCTGCTGACGATGAACATGGGCGCAACACTATTCCGCCTGACCGTGGCCGAGTGCCTGGCCGGGGTGACGGCCCATGCCGCCCGCGCGCTGGGCCTGCTGGCCGACCGGGGCACGCTGGAGGCCGGCAAGCGCTGCGACCTTGCCATCTGGGACATCGAGCGCCCCGCCGAACTGGTTTACCGCATGGGGTTCAATCCGCTCCATGCCCGCATCTGGAGTGGACAATGA
- the dnaN gene encoding DNA polymerase III subunit beta, translated as MKATIERATLLRCLSHVQSVVERRNTIPILSNVLIEASADNSVRLMATDLDLQIVESMPAVTVEAPGAITVSAHLLFDIARKLPDGSQVSLETADNRMVVKAGRSRFQLPTLPRDDFPVIVEGDLPTSFEIPARVLAELIDRTRFAISTEETRYYLNGIFFHVADDVLKAAATDGHRLARYTLARPEGAEGMPDVIVPRKCVGELRKLLEEVLDTNVLLDLSASKVRFTLGGEHGVVLTSKLIDGTFPDYTRVIPTANDKLLRLDPRSFYEAVDRVATIATEKTRAVKMALETDRVTLSVTSPDNGTAAEELPADYTSQGFEIGFNANYLKDILSQIDGDLVELHLADAGAPTLIRKDDKASALYVLMPMRV; from the coding sequence ATGAAGGCGACCATCGAACGCGCGACGCTGCTGCGCTGCCTGTCCCATGTCCAGTCGGTTGTCGAACGCCGCAACACCATTCCCATCCTCTCGAACGTGCTGATCGAGGCTTCGGCGGACAATTCGGTGCGCCTGATGGCGACCGACCTCGACCTCCAGATTGTCGAGTCGATGCCTGCCGTCACGGTCGAGGCGCCCGGCGCGATCACCGTTTCGGCCCACCTCCTGTTCGACATCGCGCGCAAGCTGCCCGATGGCTCGCAGGTGAGCCTGGAAACCGCCGACAACCGCATGGTCGTCAAGGCCGGGCGCAGCCGCTTCCAGCTGCCCACCCTGCCGCGCGATGATTTCCCGGTGATCGTGGAAGGCGACCTGCCGACCAGCTTCGAGATCCCCGCGCGCGTGCTGGCCGAACTGATCGACCGCACCCGTTTCGCGATCTCGACCGAGGAAACCCGCTATTACCTCAACGGGATCTTCTTCCACGTCGCCGACGACGTGCTCAAGGCTGCGGCCACCGACGGCCACCGCCTTGCGCGCTATACGCTGGCCCGCCCCGAGGGCGCCGAGGGGATGCCTGACGTGATCGTGCCGCGCAAGTGCGTGGGCGAGTTGCGCAAGCTGCTCGAAGAAGTGCTCGACACCAATGTCCTGCTCGACCTTTCGGCCAGCAAGGTGCGCTTCACGCTGGGCGGCGAACATGGCGTCGTGCTGACCAGCAAGCTGATCGACGGCACGTTCCCCGACTATACCCGCGTGATCCCGACTGCCAACGACAAGCTGCTGCGCCTCGATCCGCGCAGCTTCTACGAAGCGGTGGACCGCGTGGCGACGATCGCCACGGAAAAGACCCGCGCGGTCAAGATGGCGCTCGAAACCGACCGAGTGACGCTCTCGGTGACCAGCCCCGACAACGGCACTGCTGCCGAAGAACTCCCCGCCGACTACACCTCGCAGGGCTTCGAGATCGGCTTCAACGCCAATTACCTGAAGGACATCCTCAGCCAGATCGACGGCGATCTGGTCGAGCTTCATCTGGCCGATGCCGGAGCGCCCACGCTGATCCGCAAGGACGACAAGGCCTCGGCGCTCTATGTGCTGATGCCGATGCGCGTGTAA
- the hutG gene encoding N-formylglutamate deformylase — MNDWLTIHRGEAPLVVAFPHVGSGLADVGDTFVSPWLARRDADWWVDQVYAFAADLGATLVATGISRSVIDCNRDPSGASLYPGQATTELCPTTTFDGEPLYAGAVPDEAEIARRRARWFDPYHAALEAEIARLRARHGRVVLYDAHSIRSHVPRLFEGELPQFNIGTNGGQTCAPDLREAIAEVCAQSGHSHVVDGRFRGGWTTRHYGRPERGVHAIQMELAIRGYMDEPDEPTPANWPTAYDGPHAAPLIATLQTILKAALAFAHPEG; from the coding sequence ATGAACGACTGGCTGACCATCCATCGCGGGGAGGCGCCGCTCGTCGTCGCCTTTCCCCATGTCGGCAGTGGCCTTGCCGATGTGGGCGACACATTCGTTTCGCCCTGGCTCGCCCGCCGCGATGCCGACTGGTGGGTCGATCAGGTCTACGCCTTTGCCGCCGATCTTGGCGCGACACTGGTCGCCACGGGCATTTCGCGCTCGGTCATTGATTGCAACCGCGATCCTTCGGGCGCCTCGCTCTATCCGGGGCAGGCGACGACCGAACTGTGCCCGACCACGACCTTTGATGGCGAGCCGCTCTATGCAGGTGCGGTGCCTGACGAGGCCGAGATCGCCCGCCGCCGTGCGCGCTGGTTCGATCCGTATCACGCAGCGCTCGAAGCCGAAATCGCCCGCCTGCGCGCCCGCCATGGCCGCGTCGTGCTCTATGACGCGCATTCGATCCGCAGCCATGTCCCGCGCCTGTTCGAGGGCGAGTTGCCGCAGTTCAACATCGGCACCAATGGCGGGCAAACTTGCGCGCCCGACCTGCGCGAGGCGATTGCCGAAGTCTGCGCCCAATCGGGCCACAGCCACGTCGTCGATGGCCGGTTCCGCGGGGGGTGGACCACGCGCCACTATGGCCGCCCCGAACGCGGCGTCCACGCGATCCAGATGGAACTGGCGATCCGCGGCTACATGGACGAGCCGGACGAACCCACCCCCGCCAACTGGCCGACCGCCTATGACGGGCCACACGCGGCCCCGCTGATCGCGACCCTGCAAACCATCCTGAAGGCCGCGCTGGCCTTCGCCCACCCGGAGGGCTGA
- a CDS encoding LD-carboxypeptidase → MIHIAVCAPSTPFTRDDAARVEALVGQVPGLSIAFHDQCFASEGHFAGSDALRLAAFVECANDRAVDAVWFARGGYGAGRIAQDAMGRLGAAACGKTYLGYSDGGVLLAALYRAGIGRPVHAPMPVDLRRAGGEAAVRRVLDWLAGDPQGLEPSLVSEARPVVAFNLMTLAMIMGTPVMPDLAGHVVMVEEVSEHDYAVDRLLFHVTAGLQQAGAAGLRIGRVSQVPENDRPFGFCVDQMVRHWCDRTGLAFLGRADIGHDADNRIVPFGVAGRARGQ, encoded by the coding sequence ATGATCCACATCGCCGTTTGCGCCCCATCCACCCCGTTTACCCGCGACGATGCCGCGCGCGTGGAAGCGCTCGTTGGGCAAGTTCCCGGCCTGTCCATCGCCTTCCACGACCAGTGCTTTGCCAGCGAGGGCCATTTCGCCGGAAGCGACGCCCTGCGCCTCGCGGCTTTCGTCGAATGCGCCAATGATCGGGCGGTCGATGCGGTATGGTTTGCGCGCGGCGGCTATGGCGCGGGGCGGATCGCGCAGGATGCGATGGGGCGGCTGGGAGCGGCGGCGTGCGGCAAGACCTATCTGGGCTATTCGGATGGCGGCGTGCTGCTGGCCGCGCTCTATCGCGCCGGGATCGGGCGGCCCGTCCATGCGCCGATGCCGGTCGATCTGCGCCGGGCCGGGGGCGAGGCGGCGGTGCGGCGCGTGCTCGACTGGCTGGCGGGTGATCCGCAGGGGCTGGAGCCTTCGCTGGTGAGCGAGGCACGGCCCGTGGTCGCCTTCAACCTGATGACGCTCGCGATGATCATGGGCACCCCGGTCATGCCGGATCTGGCCGGGCATGTCGTGATGGTCGAGGAAGTGAGTGAGCACGATTATGCCGTCGACCGGCTGCTGTTCCATGTGACGGCGGGCCTGCAACAGGCGGGGGCTGCCGGACTGCGGATCGGCAGGGTCAGTCAGGTGCCTGAAAACGATAGGCCTTTTGGCTTTTGCGTCGATCAGATGGTACGCCACTGGTGCGACAGGACCGGGCTGGCCTTTCTGGGCCGGGCCGACATCGGGCACGATGCCGATAACCGGATTGTCCCCTTCGGGGTTGCAGGACGGGCGCGGGGTCAATAG